The genomic DNA tctctaatgaatgtagacttgtcgataactccgagttctctagtgaagaaatgacttgtcaatatcttcaatcttcatgtcttcaatttgtcttgtcgatatctttctgagttctttagtagctttcctgacttctcgataagccattctagagttctcgaatgacttctctataacattaaatctgtgacttgtagagaacttgacttaaagtatttttcttcaaatagatttattcaactccaagcttcttcaaaattcttctgaggcatgatcttattgatcttcttccagatagaatccttaggcttgatactgtttcaggaaaaagacttcagtctgttcctttgcatttttacagactttaagtgttacaagtataaaatataaattaagataacaatgCAACTTATTTAGagttgacaaaatgtcttagccttgttaaagtacaggcaaGTCTTTTACAACATGGATGCTGGTCGAAATTGAGTCCGACTGCCTAGCTGTGATACAGGTAATAAGGAGCTGTGTGCAGATGATCTCTCCTTTTGGGGAGATTGTGGAGCAATGTCGTCATATGCTTAAGTCTTTGAGCAATGTTAAGTTGCATTTTTATTAGACGTTCTGCCAATACGGTGGCTCATGAATTTGCTAGGGCATCGTATTATTATCCAGATCGTGATTTTGACGGGAGTAATGTTCCTAGTCATCTTTATGATTATGTTTTGAAAGAGTTGGTGAATTAATGAAGCTTCATTTACTgtcaaaaaaaatatttgaatgcTCTTTGATCAGAATATGTTTTAAGTTAGACATGAagttaatatattttgattttttaatatttaaacaTGTTAGTACTTTCGATTTAAATATTACGTTTAAAAATACCAAAATCACAAAGTTTTTCGCAATACTggcatttttttaaaaaaatacaaaaaaacaTTTTTATTTGGAAAcatactatttttcaaaatttttatttataaaaatactatttttcgtatttttatttgcaaaaaatatgatttatctGCAATTAGATGCAACATCGATGATTTTTTACAACCCTATGCAACTTCAAATTCAACAACAACAAAAAAATCGATGCAACTATTTGCATATTTTGTTATTTTTTGTTGCACaatattttttcaaatatttttggTAAATAGTACAATCGTAAAAAAACTAAgaaaatttgatatttttgataGTTTCTATAAATTATTCAATCTCCTGAAATATTatcaatattttcaaaaattgttaCAAAACAAGAATAATAAATGGTCCATGAGAAAATATCTAGAATACCGGCATTTCAACAATGACGACCAAAAATACATATATGCGCGATGGAAGCTTCAAAATATCTATGGGACACACGCAGATAGTATAAGGAATTCAATGGATACACACTTGACAAATGCCTATCAATTTTTATGTATCCCTGCAATCTTATAAAGGATACAAATGTGTATCCTTTATGTATATTTGTATAATGCTTAttcaatattattattatcactttttatttttttctaatttcaCCAACAAAAATCCAAGGAAAAAGACGCATGTGGGAAATGCGTTCGCATGATACGCATTCTCAAAATGCATATCTCGGGAcatgcacatatatatatatgtgtctGATCAATATCTTGGATTAAGAGTTTTGAGTATAAatattttgggccatattttttctaaaataggCATTCTAGGCCATTACCCAAATAAGTTTAGAATTTGAAcccaataaaataaaataaattagaatataaaatcataaGTTAAACAAAGATTATATAGGTAAACCTCGATAAATTAATACACTCGGAAATGGATAAAATTGTTAATTAATCGAAATACTAGTTAATCGATAtacattatttttattttttaatatatatatacaaatatatgccaaaaatgtTATTTATTATATTGACGAAAATGGAACAGTGACAAAATTGTTGGAATATAACAAATTATTAATAGTGTTATCAAAAATAAGCAAGAAGTTGAAGTTGAATATGATAGTATATATGACCTTAAAGTAACAATGATAATGTGCAATTTATCATGTAATATGTAAATGGTACGCTAAAACTTCATAATGCACGAAGAATGGTAGAGGATCAAGTATGTGGATAAATCAATTTTTTACAGTAGATTCTTAATTTAAAAGTATATcttaaaataaatacataattttgatgtaaaataaaatattaatttttatattatatgagatttatatatttaataataataaatttattttataaatttagcgaattattaatttatattaaaggGGCCGAGTCGGGatcataaaaaattattaattaatcgagaTTATTAATTTATCAGGGTTTAATGTAAAATTATATTGTATGTTAATAAAATTTTATGTATGATAAAAGaagtaattttttaaatttataagAATAAAACGTGCTATAAATAAAATTCTATCACACTATAAGGCAAGCAACACAAAATTTGAACATATTAAATTTATGAAATTGGTCTGTTAACGAAAGGAATTAGTGGGTCCCTGTGGACTCCAAAATATTGTAGTACTCTCGATTTGATTAATTTAGAAGGAAGTTGTGGACacaataaataaattattaattatgatCATCATGACAAACATGGAGGTCCATAAATTGTTGATATTTGTATAGCTATCAAAGTGAAGGGTTTGCAAGTTGCAACTCATCATTCTAATTTGTATTGAAAAATATTAAATTCAGGAGTTAATTACTTAATTGAACTTCTGGGCTTGACTAGGCTAGAAAGAAAGTAGTGTGTATTATGAGATGATTTCCCAGTGTCATAATCATGAAGCCCTTAGTTGTACCGATTTGAAGATTTTCTTCTTTTATCTTTGACTAAAATCTTTAATTTATTCATTCCAGCTCAGCTATACATGTTCACTTCCACAGACGTTCTAGAATGCAACTTATAATTAACATAATGTTAGAAAACGTATTATATTATTCTGATGATCCTGCATTCAAACGTATTTTAAGAATCAGATTTATCCTCTCAAGCTATTTCAGCTATGTGATACTATATTTAGATTATTAGATTACCAACTACAAGCATCTCTAATAATATTATGGTTTCATTTTTAGAATCGTATAATTAATTAGTATTAGTATATAATCAgtcatttttattattatatattataaattataattttataatatattattattcaaatatCTTATATCACTtcaataataatttttaaaattatatctaaCTATTCGTATCAATTTAATATGGCCGTAAATAAGGATTAATAATtaaccaaacttttaatatttattttttaatataatagtatagataacTTGCAGGACTCAACGGGAACTCCATATAAGTTTCATTTcataatcaaaattcttttattttAGAAGTTATGCAAGTTGGTGaaatatattattgaaatttCAGCAAGAAATTTAGAAATTTTAATTCAATATTAAATAATCATAAAACATCAAAGGTTAATTCGTATACCTTGTATATATGACTGTTCAGTATTATAAACTCTAAATATATTcttcttaaaataattttttatttcatGTCCGATATATATAACTATCTTCAAAGAGCAGAGAGTTCTTGTTGCTCCAAATATTAAAGTAATAAGTGCAGAAAATATATATAAGCCTGGGTACGTACTACAATAAATTTGgccattttataatttttggtcGAGTATAGTAAGTTCgttttttcgtcacaagataaTATTGCGTAGTAAGTAAGGAAGAATGGACCCAcatactcaataaaataataaatctacgACAGAAAATATCGTCGTCGTATGTACAAGCTGGgcaaatattttttttttctagTTATATAGTTTGGTTGATATGGAGGAACACGTTGCTGATTAAAGACAAAACTAAGATATGCCGTTgctaaaataataagtaaatattGGTATTTGATCGATTCAGCTTGCACACAGATTAAATTGATGAATGTATTACAAAATAAATCATAAACATTGTTTATCTGAGGATAATATATATACTCCTATGAAATAAGTATCTGATACTACCAAGTTTTGATTGCCACATTTGTTTAGAGGAGCAAGATTCAGGTTGAACAGTTCAGGCCTAATTATAGACTTGCTTGGTCCAGTTATATGTGAGTTTGTTTGACTAGCTAGTATCGTTTTCAAGAAATTAAAgcttaattttaaaataaatcacaCAAATGAGGTAATGTATATCAAATTTAGTATATTATATGAATATGTagttataataattttaaataaatgttatacataaaaatattatttttcggaACATTCAAAAATTAAAAGTAAGTCACTTAAactataaaatataatatttacaaGAGTTATTTGTAAAATTCATTTCCTGATTTGGTCCAAATATACTTCTTTACCTATACTTTTTTATAACTGTATTTTGCATCTCCTTACTATTTTCAGCGCTTGCACGATTTTCGTTAAATTTGTTAATATTCTCAGgggtattttaaaaaattaaaatatttaattgtAATTACACCTTTATTTAAACTTTTTGACCCTGTAAACGATAATTTTCGAAATGAAAAGATCTTCTCGAAATAATAAagtttaaaattgaaatatttttttgTAATATTTGTAATAATTCATTAAGTATATATTTTACTTAATTTTAGCTTcgttaaatttttaataattttgaatattattatttcgAAAAGATCTTTTCGTTTTCTATAACTTTCGTTCTTCAAAATTTTTTGAAAATCATCGCTTAGATGGTCAAAATGCTTAAATAAAGGTCTAACttagttaaatattttaattttctaAAATAGCCCTgagaattttaacaaatttaatGAAAATTGTGCAATTTATCGCGCCGAAAATAAtaagaaaatataaattataattataaaaagtATAGGTAAAAGaatatatttgaattaaattATGGGTTACATTTTGCAAATAACTCCATTTACTAACTATGCTTAAAATATAAAGGTGTAGAAGGTAGACAGAGTTCTAAATATTTTCAACTATAAATTTGCTCTCTACTTGTCTTTTTTATCTTAGCTTCTTGTTGAATACGGCAAGTGTTTTGCATACCCTCTtccattaattaattatatactgGGTAACCCTAATAAACTCTCACACCATACATGCTTTGACGCTACTTCATATTTTGTGATCTGGGCAGTGTTTCATATATATATGCATGGAGTACTTTTTGTTCATatattcttattattttaattgtTTTTGGTCCGTGCAAACAACTTGAACCTCAAATTGTGTTGAATTTGTTGTTTTACAGTACTAACAAGCTCAAAATTTCTTATTCTGCAGAAGATATAGATAATCGGTTCTCTCTGTGTATCTGATCACGTCCAATTGTATTATTTGGTTCCAACTCGAGCATCAATGGATATGTCAACGTATGCCAGATGTTTTCCTGAATTGGTAAGAACAGTAATGAATGCATTCATCGATCTTGATCATTTTTATGTATAAATCCCTGGAAATAGTACTGATAGATCCAAACACTTAAATATTtcctgatttcatttaattgcaAGGGAAGAATAATTCAATATATTGCAGGGAATGGATGATTGCAACAACTTTAATATTCATCTCATGCAAAATGAGGATGAATATCATCCTAATGCTACTACTCAGCAATATCTTAGTTCTTTCTCTTCTGAAATTACTCAAAGCGGGATGCATACCGGTAACAATAAACTCCCAAAAGTTTCTAGTACATCACACACAAATTCTGCttcaaaatttaatttttcaTCCAAGATATAATTAGAGAGGCTAACATTTAATTTTTTGTACGAACTTACCAGGGATGAACATGGGCGGTCCAGCTCAACCCGGATCTCATCCGTTTCAATGGGTATTGAAGCCGAAGAATGAAGAGACAGAGTATAGTAATGAAGTAATGTGGAGCTTCCCATCTGGTAGTCACAAAACGAATAACCAGCATCTCTTCAAATCTGCTCCTATAACTTCCAAAGATCACATCATCGCCGAGAGAAAAAGGAGGGAAAACATTAGCCAACGCTTGATAGCACTCTCAGCTATGATCCCTGGCCTCAAGAAGGTACTGTCTGTATAATCTACGCTACGCACGCTAAAATTTTATCTTAATTCATGTTGTTCATCCAATAAGTACATATGACTATTTATATTTCATTCTGGGAACTGTAAAGACTCTCCAGAATAGTCTCATACATCCTTATcttaatcttatttattacataaaAAAATTCTGGATATTCTAGAAATGCATTAGTAATTTCAACAGTTTTTATCCTTTTAATTACACAGTGTAACTTGTTCTGAATGAAATTAATTTTGTATAAAGATGGACAAAGCTTCGGTACTAGAAAGTGCAACAAAGTACGTGAAGCATCTTGAAGAACGTATCAGATCGCTTGAGGAGGAGATAAAGAAGAAGAAGTCTCTGGAATCAGTTGTGCTTGTGAAGAAGTCGCAAATTTCAGGTAGTGAAGATGGTTCATGTTGTGAAGATGATCCAAACTCGCTTGAGCTGTCTGCTAGTAATGATCATGAAGGACTTCCAGATATCGAAATAAGGAAATCAGAAAATAGTATTCTCATCAAGATATTCTGCGAGAAGTATAAGAACTTTCTACCTAAACTTCTTGCTGAAGTTGAGAAGCTTCATCTTACTATTCTCAATAGTACTGCCTTGCCTTTTGGCAGCTATGCTATGGATATCACTATCTCTGCTCAGGTTTGTATTAATCTCCCTCCATGCATGTTTTTACGGCAATCATATTTATAATTCCAGCtattaattagttaaattatTGCCTATAGTACTATTTCATGCATGATGGATGATGATCTCTATGAAATGAATCATCACGATAAGAAGGCTTTGGTAATAATAATTCATATGCAAACTAGAAAATAAGCAACTGGTAAGTTAGAAATTCTCATGCAAATTTAAGAATGCTAGTGGGGCTCTAGGTTCGGGTAGTACCGAGAACATGTTATGTTATTATATCAGTTAGCGGAGAAGTTTTATTATGTATAACATCAAAAACAACAATTTGAAGAGTTAGGATAGTAACGAGAACATGTAATGTTATTAAATCCGTTAGCGGAGAAATTTTATTATGTATAACATCAAAACCAACAATCAGATGCATATATGATTCAATAACTCATCACTCGTTACAAGTCAGTTTAAAAAgagtaaaataataattttcataTGCATAATTAGTTATTAATGTATCCTTATAAAAATCTCATATACTCTTATTAAGTTATTGTCATTCTAACTGATGTCAAATATTTTAATTGTAACATCAAAACtcaaaaatttataaattttacattttatttcattttttattaGTGATGATTAGTAATAAACTACTAACCGCACATAAGATGATTTACATATGCTGATACTGTGTGAAGAATGGTTAAGTTCTTGATAATAAATTTAGTAAATATGTACATAATATAATCACTTAACTAATTTATGGTTAATAAATGCAGATGGATGCGGAGTTCTGCTTGTCACAGAGAGAACTTAAAAAAACTCTACATTCTACTTTCAACGGGTTTACAGAGCAACAAGCATCACAAGCTCAAACGGCGATATGCATATGATATGACTAGCATATCCTCTACTGCATGAACTATATATCCTTGtaaatatatgtaaaatataGGTATTTCCCgctttatttttattatatattacttCCCGTGTTCCACTATGCGTATGTGAATGATACAACGTCCTCCAGTTGGAATGTACTTGTAATTAGTTTAGCTAGCTAGGTTAAATAAGCGATCCAACTAAATGGTGTATGTTAATTAATAATGCCTTTTCTTTTACGTATTGGGTTCGATTCAAGTTTTTCTACAAAGTCCTTACATAGCTTTTGCATGCATGACTTGCTTTGTTATTTGACTAGAGTAGCGCTAGGTACAAGAATTTTGTACAAAAAATTTGTCTATaataatttatcaattaatgTGAGATGTTTTAATTGGGTGAATACATGGGTCATTTCAATTAAAACACACCACATATACAAAATTTTATTTTCCTTTGACTTATATAAATTTTCAGTTACATTCCCGTTTTAA from Apium graveolens cultivar Ventura chromosome 5, ASM990537v1, whole genome shotgun sequence includes the following:
- the LOC141659816 gene encoding transcription factor bHLH25-like, whose product is MDMSTYARCFPELGMDDCNNFNIHLMQNEDEYHPNATTQQYLSSFSSEITQSGMHTGMNMGGPAQPGSHPFQWVLKPKNEETEYSNEVMWSFPSGSHKTNNQHLFKSAPITSKDHIIAERKRRENISQRLIALSAMIPGLKKMDKASVLESATKYVKHLEERIRSLEEEIKKKKSLESVVLVKKSQISGSEDGSCCEDDPNSLELSASNDHEGLPDIEIRKSENSILIKIFCEKYKNFLPKLLAEVEKLHLTILNSTALPFGSYAMDITISAQMDAEFCLSQRELKKTLHSTFNGFTEQQASQAQTAICI